From BD1-7 clade bacterium, one genomic window encodes:
- the kstD_1 gene encoding 3-oxosteroid 1-dehydrogenase: MENWDHEVDTLVVGSGNGALTAAITAHDHQGGNVLIIEKADTIGGTSAISGGGIWIPNSHYAKAAGAKDNADEAKRYLRSTIAEDLVSDELIDAYLQAGPDMLKFLADSSRCEYISLAMYPDYYAKNDGAREGHRSLEPKPMARNKIKAWRHLNESHQMMYAGPISFTQREAHDLMTEAPLAPFMFVKLMLTHFLDFGWKKVKTKRARRITCGAAGVGRLLWSVEDRDIPLWRNAGLNDLVKDDAGRVIGVKIEKDGKPMAVRVNKGVILACGGFEHNDALRDAHLPKPSSSKFSAGVASNTGDGIIAAQNIGAKLDKMNHAWWVTTWSVPGEKRPRLSVIEKSLPGSLVVNGQGKRFANESENYMAFQHDLFRTHSETSPNDPAFMVFDRTYRSENLVGPLMKFKQRPDKALPKRFFTPEFLVIGDTIEELAEKAGIDADSLKSTISNFNEYAKIGKDEEFQRGDAAYDRYYGKDKYKPNPCLGAIEKPPFYAIRSNPGDFGTGGGMVINTNGQVLAEDGAPIDGLYACGNCTAALLPTYPGPGSTLGPAMAFGYLAGKHVS; encoded by the coding sequence ATGGAAAATTGGGATCATGAAGTTGATACCCTAGTGGTTGGTTCAGGCAATGGTGCGCTGACAGCGGCGATCACTGCCCATGATCATCAAGGCGGCAATGTACTAATTATTGAAAAAGCCGATACGATCGGTGGCACGTCCGCAATATCAGGCGGTGGCATATGGATTCCGAATAGCCACTATGCCAAAGCAGCCGGTGCGAAAGATAATGCCGATGAAGCGAAAAGGTACTTACGTTCAACGATTGCTGAAGATTTGGTGTCAGATGAATTGATCGATGCGTATCTGCAGGCTGGCCCGGATATGTTGAAGTTTTTGGCTGATAGTTCGCGTTGCGAATATATCTCTTTGGCAATGTACCCAGATTATTACGCGAAAAATGACGGAGCTCGTGAAGGCCATCGTTCTTTAGAGCCAAAGCCAATGGCGCGCAACAAGATCAAAGCTTGGCGTCACCTGAATGAAAGCCATCAGATGATGTATGCAGGGCCGATCAGTTTTACGCAGCGTGAAGCCCATGACTTAATGACAGAAGCGCCATTAGCGCCTTTCATGTTCGTCAAACTGATGCTGACCCACTTCCTGGATTTCGGTTGGAAGAAAGTGAAAACCAAACGTGCTCGTCGCATTACCTGTGGTGCTGCGGGTGTTGGGCGTTTGCTTTGGTCGGTTGAAGATCGTGATATTCCACTATGGCGTAACGCTGGCTTGAACGATTTGGTGAAAGATGATGCTGGCCGTGTTATTGGCGTGAAAATCGAAAAAGACGGCAAGCCAATGGCTGTGCGTGTTAATAAAGGCGTCATTCTCGCGTGTGGTGGATTTGAGCATAATGATGCGTTGCGTGATGCTCACCTGCCAAAACCCTCCAGCTCGAAATTCTCTGCAGGTGTCGCCAGTAACACCGGTGATGGCATTATTGCGGCACAAAATATCGGTGCCAAACTCGATAAGATGAATCATGCTTGGTGGGTAACGACATGGAGCGTGCCTGGCGAGAAACGTCCACGGTTGTCCGTTATTGAAAAGTCGTTACCGGGCTCGCTGGTTGTTAATGGGCAGGGCAAACGTTTTGCTAATGAATCTGAAAACTACATGGCGTTCCAGCACGATTTATTCCGCACGCATTCTGAAACATCACCGAATGATCCAGCCTTTATGGTGTTTGATCGTACTTATCGTTCAGAAAATCTCGTTGGCCCATTGATGAAGTTTAAGCAACGCCCAGATAAGGCTTTGCCGAAGCGTTTCTTTACACCGGAATTTTTGGTGATCGGGGATACCATCGAAGAACTTGCTGAAAAGGCCGGTATTGATGCAGACAGCCTGAAAAGCACTATCAGTAACTTCAATGAATATGCAAAAATCGGTAAGGACGAAGAGTTCCAGCGCGGTGATGCAGCCTATGATCGTTACTACGGGAAAGACAAATACAAACCGAATCCGTGCTTGGGCGCGATTGAAAAGCCGCCGTTTTATGCCATTCGTTCAAATCCGGGTGATTTTGGTACTGGTGGTGGCATGGTTATCAATACTAATGGGCAGGTATTGGCCGAAGATGGTGCGCCAATTGATGGGCTTTATGCCTGTGGCAACTGTACTGCAGCGCTATTACCTACATACCCAGGGCCGGGTTCGACGCTTGGTCCTGCGATGGCATTTGGTTATCTAGCGGGTAAGCACGTCAGCTAA
- the ksdD gene encoding 3-oxosteroid 1-dehydrogenase has translation MQWDRELDVVVVGSGLGAMTSALCLKEMGVDKVEVIEKAVKFGGTSGVSGGGIWIPNNHYAKVCGAQDSVSDAEAYLNSTIESGTVPQALIDTYISKAPEMLKFVTERAKEVGYISLEHYPDYYMQNPGAKAGHRSLEPMPINIDELGDDMKDLQETHHMMYLFDRIGFTQVEGHDLVTRSKGWVGIMVRLMLKYVSETFWRMKHKTKRARRLACGAAGTARMFLALKNRQIPVTLNCALKELIQDDSGRVIGIVAEENGKTVRIKANKGVVLGCGGFEYNQELRDKYLPKPTSTEWSGGGIRTNTGDGLVASLNVGAKTRLMHGAWWCTTISAPDEPAPRLAIMEKSLPGSCVVNMAGQRIANESQNYMAYQTEFFASHSEEHPNAPAYMIFDKRFRDSYMVGPLLDVQSRPDKRLPPEYFENGFLAIEDSIDGLATKLGIDKAGLNDTIGKLNEYAKTGKDLEFQRGDTAYDRYYGDETVSPNPCLHTIDQGPFYAIRIDPGDFGTHGGMDTNEHGQVLAEATDAPIDGLYAIGNCAAAVLPTYPGPGSTLGPAMTFGYQAARHISES, from the coding sequence ATGCAGTGGGATCGTGAGTTAGATGTTGTAGTCGTAGGTTCCGGCCTCGGTGCGATGACATCCGCATTATGCTTGAAAGAAATGGGCGTCGACAAAGTCGAAGTCATTGAAAAAGCCGTAAAATTTGGCGGCACCAGTGGCGTATCTGGCGGCGGAATCTGGATCCCAAACAACCACTATGCCAAGGTTTGTGGCGCTCAGGACAGCGTTAGCGATGCCGAAGCTTATCTCAACAGTACCATTGAATCGGGCACTGTGCCGCAGGCACTGATTGATACCTATATTTCTAAAGCGCCCGAAATGCTTAAGTTTGTGACTGAGCGTGCCAAAGAAGTCGGTTACATCTCGCTGGAACATTATCCCGATTATTACATGCAGAACCCAGGTGCCAAGGCGGGCCATCGTTCTCTTGAGCCGATGCCAATCAATATTGATGAGCTTGGCGATGACATGAAAGACCTGCAAGAAACCCATCATATGATGTACCTGTTTGATCGCATTGGTTTCACGCAAGTTGAAGGGCACGATCTGGTAACTCGCTCCAAAGGTTGGGTTGGGATTATGGTGCGCCTGATGTTGAAGTACGTCAGTGAGACCTTTTGGCGTATGAAGCACAAGACTAAACGTGCACGTCGGTTGGCGTGTGGTGCAGCGGGTACGGCGCGTATGTTTCTGGCGCTGAAAAACCGACAAATCCCGGTTACTCTGAATTGTGCATTGAAAGAACTGATTCAAGATGACAGCGGCCGTGTTATTGGCATCGTTGCTGAAGAAAATGGCAAAACTGTTCGCATTAAGGCGAATAAAGGCGTTGTGCTGGGTTGTGGTGGTTTTGAATACAACCAAGAGCTGCGTGATAAGTATTTACCCAAACCGACCAGTACCGAATGGTCTGGCGGTGGCATCCGCACGAATACCGGTGACGGGCTGGTGGCGTCGTTGAATGTTGGGGCTAAAACACGCCTGATGCATGGTGCATGGTGGTGTACGACGATTTCCGCCCCCGACGAGCCGGCACCACGGTTGGCGATTATGGAGAAATCTTTGCCAGGTAGCTGTGTTGTTAATATGGCTGGCCAGCGGATTGCTAACGAGTCTCAAAACTACATGGCTTACCAGACGGAGTTCTTCGCTTCGCATTCAGAAGAACATCCGAATGCGCCAGCATATATGATCTTCGACAAACGCTTCCGTGATTCCTACATGGTTGGTCCATTACTGGATGTTCAATCACGCCCGGATAAGCGTTTACCGCCTGAATACTTTGAAAATGGTTTCTTGGCCATTGAAGATTCTATTGATGGGCTAGCAACCAAATTGGGTATCGATAAGGCCGGCCTTAACGATACGATCGGCAAGTTGAATGAATATGCCAAGACCGGTAAAGACCTAGAGTTTCAGCGTGGTGATACGGCCTACGATCGTTACTACGGTGATGAAACGGTGTCGCCAAACCCGTGTTTGCACACCATCGATCAAGGGCCGTTTTATGCAATCCGTATTGATCCGGGTGACTTTGGTACTCATGGTGGTATGGATACTAACGAACACGGGCAAGTACTAGCTGAGGCAACGGATGCGCCGATTGACGGCCTGTATGCGATCGGTAACTGTGCTGCGGCGGTTCTACCGACTTATCCTGGCCCAGGTTCGACACTTGGCCCAGCAATGACGTTTGGTTATCAGGCCGCGCGACATATCAGTGAATCCTGA
- the rebO gene encoding Flavin-dependent L-tryptophan oxidase RebO, with protein sequence MFNQNCRWIKSIGVVCALTFLAGCDDDESESRTDRQQTAVVVGGGIAGLKAAMDMQAAGMKVTVLEAKDRVGGRIHTIDAAGVPVDMGYNQLPATNQAARHAVDEAREEVQSKISALAAAASMTTQARDITDAINAVGTTVVADQIALAARDKAQQVVDEAIGTGSENQTLQDVIHALLPFNPVENTGLMNVYMAALIEKPDGGDMSKLPSLVSEKTLADNLVTHHATMGMKPLVEHMARDLDVKFNMRVAKVEHTATGAVATTVDGQKFAADHVVMAVPAEVLKRHVRFEPELSAAHTEQLAKVKRGHMEKYVARFANTFWDNSKDHIVIASNDNAEVPSSPQNGRFRVFYNMNKVHPNSNMLATWAVGDAAVAAAGLSTAAVATEIAANLAKAFPAASTQPVDVKRSEWSKDPDIMAARTLVKAAEAREAGPLTRKDMGSRLCFAGSSFGGILAGSVEGAFASGAVCAAEAIEKAAQTTQQTQDASLLGNS encoded by the coding sequence GTGTTTAATCAAAACTGTCGATGGATTAAAAGCATTGGTGTTGTATGTGCACTGACGTTTCTAGCGGGCTGCGATGATGATGAATCAGAATCACGCACAGACCGTCAACAAACTGCTGTGGTTGTAGGTGGTGGTATTGCCGGTTTGAAAGCGGCGATGGATATGCAGGCCGCAGGCATGAAAGTGACTGTGCTTGAGGCGAAAGATCGAGTCGGTGGACGTATCCATACGATTGATGCTGCCGGTGTTCCTGTTGACATGGGATACAACCAGCTACCCGCTACGAATCAAGCAGCTAGACATGCTGTCGATGAAGCTCGAGAAGAGGTTCAGTCGAAGATTTCGGCGCTGGCAGCAGCTGCATCAATGACAACACAGGCGCGAGATATAACGGATGCCATCAATGCCGTGGGCACGACGGTTGTTGCCGATCAAATTGCCTTGGCTGCGCGCGATAAGGCCCAACAGGTTGTCGATGAAGCTATTGGCACGGGTAGTGAAAATCAAACCCTGCAGGATGTAATCCATGCCTTATTGCCATTTAACCCGGTCGAGAATACCGGATTAATGAACGTTTATATGGCGGCACTGATTGAAAAACCCGACGGTGGCGATATGAGCAAACTACCCTCGCTGGTTAGTGAAAAAACGCTGGCAGACAATTTGGTAACGCATCACGCAACGATGGGAATGAAACCCCTGGTTGAGCACATGGCCAGAGACTTGGATGTGAAATTCAATATGCGAGTTGCCAAGGTTGAGCACACAGCTACGGGCGCAGTTGCAACAACCGTGGATGGCCAAAAGTTTGCCGCAGACCACGTGGTCATGGCGGTACCTGCCGAGGTATTGAAGCGTCATGTGCGTTTTGAACCAGAATTGAGCGCAGCGCACACAGAGCAATTGGCAAAAGTGAAACGTGGTCATATGGAGAAATATGTTGCTCGGTTTGCCAATACCTTTTGGGATAACAGTAAAGACCACATTGTGATTGCATCAAATGATAACGCAGAGGTTCCGAGCTCGCCGCAGAATGGGCGATTCCGGGTGTTTTATAACATGAATAAGGTGCATCCGAATTCCAATATGTTGGCGACTTGGGCCGTAGGTGATGCAGCCGTCGCTGCTGCGGGCCTGTCGACTGCCGCGGTAGCGACAGAAATTGCTGCCAATTTAGCCAAGGCATTTCCTGCGGCTTCAACCCAGCCCGTCGATGTAAAACGCAGTGAGTGGAGCAAAGATCCGGATATCATGGCAGCCAGAACGCTCGTTAAAGCCGCTGAAGCGCGTGAGGCTGGCCCATTGACTCGCAAAGATATGGGGTCGCGTTTATGTTTTGCGGGTTCTTCCTTTGGTGGGATTCTGGCCGGAAGTGTGGAAGGTGCGTTTGCCTCTGGTGCGGTCTGTGCTGCAGAAGCGATCGAAAAGGCAGCACAAACAACCCAGCAGACCCAGGATGCCTCTTTACTCGGTAACTCGTAG
- the cph2_1 gene encoding Phytochrome-like protein cph2, which yields MLFHRDRPQCGFGYEQIQLTRFMNLAASHSILVQVKSQTEAERIIGLCRDAFTTIRAHRITSENDLLEHIKDAENWQLLITDNLHPEVSLPYALDTLKAHDVDLPVLLMANSMPDEAKKQALQLGVCDIVEKXDDGLLLHAADREIHNTLARRQAKSLQAALNELQERADKLMSDTDDAIAYVADGILIESNQQFAEAFGYNSHEDLDCASMIDLVCDDDQETFKAFLRAFSKGEIDKNSLGFSALKNDDDTFNALIHLSQTSLDGEPCIQINLAATNPNDTEAAASTDDAATGLPNRYALIEALKIAALQHAGKATLALFAIDDFDKHEGELQLSGCDALIKDLASEISKTLTVESIGRVGDDKIAALCLKQPEKVLPESEKLLEALDQHISDIQGRSVQYSCSIALMKLPNIEPAVLLDNAVSGLYDIRRQKGKNAVDIYTPLEKKPSKQAVSSQDSFDDIVASGAMQIMYQPIMSLHGDEVENYEVTVDIFKPELLDGMDLNKLDRWCLIESTKALAAHITNGHNTRLLINLSQAALLDESLAPWVKVALKAANLKPGSVTLQFAEEDVKNHLKQAAGNFGIFKAQQVPVSINRFGDESEPDKLLKHVSPDFLRFTPALTELLTNGEDTTPLKKLLSQVNEMGIKTILPDIQNASSLATCWQLGTHYIQGAYLQLPTPEMNYEFAELG from the coding sequence GTGTTATTCCATCGGGACCGCCCGCAATGCGGGTTTGGTTATGAGCAGATCCAATTGACGCGATTTATGAATTTAGCAGCCAGCCACAGTATCCTTGTTCAGGTCAAATCCCAGACCGAAGCCGAACGTATTATCGGCTTATGTCGCGATGCCTTCACAACGATTCGTGCACATCGAATCACCTCGGAAAATGACCTGCTTGAGCACATCAAAGATGCTGAGAACTGGCAACTTCTCATCACCGACAATCTTCACCCTGAAGTGTCCCTGCCTTACGCATTAGATACCCTTAAGGCTCATGACGTTGATCTCCCTGTTTTGCTGATGGCTAACAGCATGCCCGATGAAGCGAAAAAGCAGGCATTGCAACTCGGCGTATGCGATATCGTCGAAAAAGANGACGACGGGTTACTGCTTCACGCTGCTGATCGTGAAATTCACAACACATTGGCACGCCGCCAGGCAAAGTCGCTACAAGCAGCATTGAATGAGCTGCAGGAGCGTGCTGACAAATTGATGAGCGATACTGACGATGCTATCGCTTACGTCGCCGACGGCATCCTGATCGAATCGAATCAGCAATTCGCTGAAGCCTTCGGATACAATTCACATGAAGATCTTGATTGTGCATCCATGATCGATTTGGTTTGCGACGACGACCAAGAGACATTCAAGGCGTTTCTCCGTGCATTCAGCAAAGGCGAAATTGATAAAAACAGCCTGGGGTTTAGCGCACTAAAAAATGACGATGATACTTTTAATGCCCTGATTCACTTGAGCCAAACATCGCTTGATGGTGAGCCCTGCATCCAAATTAATCTGGCAGCTACAAACCCCAATGATACCGAAGCGGCCGCCAGTACCGATGACGCCGCTACTGGCCTTCCCAATCGTTATGCCTTGATAGAGGCGCTGAAAATTGCCGCGCTTCAGCACGCAGGTAAAGCCACCCTAGCGCTCTTCGCGATTGACGATTTCGACAAACATGAAGGCGAATTGCAACTATCAGGTTGCGATGCTCTGATAAAAGACTTGGCTAGCGAAATTTCCAAAACACTGACGGTTGAGAGTATTGGCCGCGTTGGCGACGACAAAATCGCTGCGCTATGCCTCAAGCAACCCGAGAAAGTCTTGCCTGAAAGCGAGAAGTTATTGGAAGCATTGGATCAGCACATCAGTGACATTCAAGGCCGCAGCGTGCAATACAGCTGCTCCATTGCATTGATGAAATTACCCAATATTGAGCCGGCTGTGCTGTTGGATAATGCCGTTTCGGGTCTGTATGACATTCGTCGTCAGAAAGGCAAAAATGCTGTCGACATCTACACGCCTCTAGAGAAGAAACCCTCCAAACAAGCCGTATCAAGCCAGGACAGCTTTGATGATATCGTCGCATCAGGCGCGATGCAGATCATGTATCAACCCATCATGAGCCTTCACGGTGACGAAGTAGAAAACTATGAAGTTACTGTCGATATCTTTAAGCCAGAATTGCTGGACGGTATGGATCTCAATAAATTAGATCGTTGGTGCCTAATTGAATCAACAAAAGCACTGGCCGCCCACATTACTAACGGCCACAATACACGCTTATTGATCAACCTCAGCCAAGCGGCTCTGCTTGATGAAAGCCTTGCCCCATGGGTAAAAGTCGCATTAAAAGCCGCTAATTTAAAACCCGGTTCAGTGACATTACAGTTTGCTGAAGAAGATGTGAAAAATCACCTTAAACAAGCCGCTGGCAACTTTGGCATATTTAAGGCCCAGCAAGTGCCCGTTTCGATAAATCGGTTTGGCGATGAAAGCGAACCCGATAAGCTGCTAAAACATGTCAGCCCTGATTTCTTGCGATTTACCCCTGCGTTGACCGAGCTGCTCACCAATGGTGAAGACACAACACCGCTGAAAAAGCTGCTCTCCCAAGTTAACGAGATGGGCATCAAAACGATCTTACCCGATATCCAGAATGCTAGCTCATTAGCGACCTGCTGGCAGTTAGGTACGCACTATATTCAAGGTGCGTATCTGCAGCTGCCAACGCCAGAAATGAACTACGAGTTCGCTGAGCTCGGTTGA
- the epmB gene encoding L-lysine 2,3-aminomutase, with product MITRTAPRWQTSDWQSLLKSSIRSVDDLCDALNITVEDLPIARKAGDDFAVKVPLPYLQRIRPGTPNDPLLLQVLPQALEMQAAPGFSKDPLEEAQFNPVPGLIHKYHGRVLLISSPHCAIHCRYCFRRHFAYDANTPGRRHWQPALDYIATDSDIYEVILSGGDPLSATDSYLHELVTAIAAIPHVKTLRLHTRLPVVIPQRVTQELLDAITGTRLKPLMVLHINHSNEIDDDVAQAVKVLQSAGIRLLNQSVLLRGVNDSLEALSDLLWKLYALDVGAYYLHVLDMIDGAAHFLCDDSQSIALYNKLAAKLPGYMLPRLVRETASHTNKTPLI from the coding sequence ATGATAACGCGAACAGCGCCAAGATGGCAGACCAGCGATTGGCAATCACTGCTCAAATCAAGCATTCGTTCGGTTGATGACCTGTGTGACGCCCTCAACATCACCGTCGAAGACCTGCCTATCGCTCGCAAAGCCGGGGATGATTTTGCGGTCAAGGTGCCTCTGCCCTATTTACAGCGTATCCGCCCCGGCACCCCGAACGACCCACTGCTTCTGCAAGTGCTACCTCAAGCGCTGGAAATGCAAGCAGCTCCCGGGTTTTCTAAAGATCCACTGGAGGAAGCGCAGTTCAACCCGGTACCCGGCCTGATTCACAAATACCATGGCAGAGTTTTATTGATCAGCAGCCCTCATTGCGCCATACACTGCCGTTACTGCTTTCGCCGGCATTTTGCCTACGACGCTAACACACCCGGACGCCGCCATTGGCAACCTGCCCTGGATTATATTGCAACCGATAGCGACATTTATGAGGTCATCCTCAGTGGCGGCGACCCGCTGTCTGCGACAGATAGCTATCTGCACGAGTTGGTAACTGCAATTGCCGCCATTCCCCATGTCAAAACCTTACGACTGCACACTCGCCTACCCGTAGTGATTCCCCAACGAGTCACCCAAGAGCTTCTAGATGCCATTACAGGCACACGTTTAAAACCGTTAATGGTGCTGCACATCAACCATTCGAACGAGATTGACGACGATGTTGCTCAGGCCGTCAAAGTCTTGCAATCAGCAGGTATTCGCTTGCTCAATCAAAGCGTTTTACTGCGTGGTGTAAACGATTCACTTGAAGCCTTATCAGACCTGTTATGGAAACTTTATGCGCTCGACGTTGGCGCTTATTACCTGCATGTGTTAGATATGATTGATGGTGCAGCTCATTTTTTGTGCGATGACTCACAATCAATAGCACTTTATAATAAACTGGCTGCAAAGTTGCCTGGCTATATGCTACCGCGCTTGGTTCGGGAAACGGCGAGTCACACCAACAAAACGCCATTAATCTGA
- the efp gene encoding Elongation factor P, whose product MGSYSTNELRSGLKVMLDGEPCSILENEYVKPGKGQAFARVKLRNLYSGRVWERTFKSGDKLEGADVMDHSLEYLYTDGEFWHFMEPQSFEQHQADKAAVGECEKWLKEQEIFEVTLFNGAPISVTPPNFIELEIVETDPGLKGDTAQGGSKPATLSTGAVVRVPLFLDQGEVIRVDTRSGEYVSRAKG is encoded by the coding sequence ATGGGTTCCTATTCTACCAATGAATTGCGCTCAGGTCTGAAAGTCATGCTGGACGGCGAGCCTTGTTCCATTCTTGAGAATGAGTACGTGAAGCCGGGCAAAGGCCAAGCTTTTGCTCGGGTTAAATTACGTAATCTGTACAGTGGTCGCGTCTGGGAGCGGACGTTCAAATCTGGTGATAAGCTGGAAGGCGCGGACGTCATGGATCATTCATTGGAGTACTTGTATACCGATGGTGAATTTTGGCATTTCATGGAGCCACAGTCATTTGAACAGCATCAAGCGGATAAAGCCGCTGTTGGTGAATGTGAAAAGTGGCTGAAAGAGCAAGAAATCTTTGAGGTGACGCTGTTTAACGGTGCCCCGATCAGTGTTACACCGCCTAACTTTATCGAGCTTGAAATTGTTGAAACTGATCCGGGATTGAAAGGCGATACTGCGCAAGGCGGATCTAAACCTGCAACCTTGTCAACAGGCGCTGTTGTACGTGTGCCGTTGTTTCTTGATCAGGGTGAAGTGATCCGTGTTGATACGCGTTCAGGTGAATACGTATCGCGTGCGAAAGGCTAG
- the epmA gene encoding Elongation factor P--(R)-beta-lysine ligase gives MQRWQPTASIEAIKARAQMYRLIRDFFSDRAVIEVDTPLVADCSVTDPHIDSLQLAQGSYLQTSPEYAIKRLLAAGVPDCFEITKAFRAEEQGRRHHTEFTLLEWYRIGFDLWDLMDEMADLIEQLLGCHHFEHKSYRTCFEEVLGFNPHTISDEQLIFEAKQLVDIDMRGASRDDWLHLLMSHAIEPELGQQAPVFVFDYPPSQAALARINRDESGEQVAARFELYYRGLELANGYHELADAAVQKQRFHQDNAERIKAGGQAMPXDYAFLDALESGLPDCSGVALGLDRVLMLALNTDRIDDVITFR, from the coding sequence ATGCAACGTTGGCAACCGACCGCGTCTATTGAGGCGATCAAAGCCCGGGCTCAAATGTACCGGTTAATTCGTGATTTTTTCTCTGACCGAGCCGTGATTGAAGTCGATACTCCGTTAGTCGCTGATTGTAGCGTTACCGATCCTCATATTGACTCTCTGCAGTTGGCGCAAGGCAGCTATCTTCAAACATCTCCCGAATATGCTATCAAGCGCTTACTCGCAGCCGGGGTTCCGGATTGTTTCGAGATCACCAAGGCATTTCGCGCGGAAGAACAAGGCCGTCGGCATCACACCGAGTTTACTTTACTCGAATGGTATCGTATTGGATTTGATCTGTGGGACTTGATGGATGAGATGGCCGATTTGATTGAACAGCTTCTAGGGTGTCATCATTTTGAGCATAAGAGCTATCGAACCTGTTTTGAAGAGGTGTTGGGGTTTAATCCTCATACCATTAGTGATGAGCAGTTAATTTTCGAGGCGAAGCAGTTAGTTGATATCGACATGCGTGGTGCGTCGCGTGACGACTGGCTGCATTTACTAATGAGCCATGCCATCGAGCCAGAACTCGGGCAGCAAGCGCCGGTGTTTGTGTTTGATTATCCGCCGAGCCAGGCCGCGCTTGCACGCATTAATCGCGATGAATCTGGCGAACAAGTGGCGGCGCGTTTTGAGCTGTATTACCGCGGCTTGGAGTTGGCCAACGGCTACCATGAATTGGCCGATGCTGCGGTGCAAAAGCAGCGGTTTCATCAGGACAATGCCGAGCGGATCAAAGCCGGAGGGCAGGCGATGCCTGNCGATTATGCGTTTCTTGATGCGCTCGAGTCAGGGTTGCCTGACTGTTCCGGGGTTGCGCTTGGGCTTGATCGTGTACTCATGTTGGCGTTGAATACGGATCGTATTGATGATGTGATTACCTTTCGTTGA